A single Defluviitalea saccharophila DNA region contains:
- a CDS encoding PilN domain-containing protein, producing MKDINLMPREYVLREQRRKLNIIFLALGCSFLGLIALGISLPYKIINDKTQELTALNTQISDVKYQVISEVNEQLAKKNEDLKLIQELVKEMEKDSIVSRKTLDLLIGLLPPEMYIQNLNADNNEKTIKIDGNAGEAENVSEYVVQLSNLPFVEKVDMKTTREEIEIKDENSFYKDLDGLKVVKYELTLQMKQEEGESIEDETQSE from the coding sequence TTGAAAGATATTAACTTGATGCCGAGAGAGTATGTCTTAAGGGAACAAAGAAGAAAACTTAATATTATTTTCTTGGCTTTAGGATGCAGCTTTTTGGGATTAATTGCTTTGGGAATTAGTTTACCTTATAAAATAATAAATGATAAAACCCAGGAACTAACAGCGCTCAATACACAGATTTCTGATGTAAAATATCAAGTGATCAGTGAGGTTAATGAGCAGCTGGCTAAGAAGAATGAAGACCTAAAGTTAATACAGGAATTGGTAAAAGAGATGGAGAAGGATTCTATCGTAAGCAGAAAGACCCTCGATTTATTAATCGGACTTCTTCCTCCAGAGATGTACATTCAAAATCTGAATGCAGACAATAACGAAAAAACTATAAAAATCGATGGAAATGCTGGAGAAGCTGAAAATGTATCTGAGTATGTGGTTCAACTTTCTAATTTACCTTTTGTAGAAAAAGTAGATATGAAAACGACTAGAGAAGAAATAGAAATAAAGGATGAAAACTCATTTTATAAAGATCTGGATGGCCTTAAAGTTGTTAAATACGAATTAACACTGCAAATGAAGCAAGAGGAAGGAGAATCGATAGAAGATGAAACTCAAAGCGAGTAA
- the pilM gene encoding type IV pilus assembly protein PilM — protein sequence MGQALLGIEIGNSNIKVVQGIRKRNELVLTNYGIEPTPKGAVRDGFIMDMDAVFDSLQNLIKRKRFTEKNAAIIVQGTSIITRDVLMPPMSEKELRTILDYQKDEYFPIDVSDYQTDFKILNEVETEEGKKLNVLLVAAPNNIIESSLELIKRLNLRPKFIDITSNAISKIFASRSYGFHDENSSIMVLDIGGQTTTVTILSEGNILFSRSILYGFEHLNELIRDEFGEKDLSQVEMFKRKYAALYDQDKSLDEDLYGGYISYLVKPAVENNIIQEIQRFLEFYYSRSNAKKIKTVYLVGGGAYLKNITQYVEKMINIPTMQADVFEDIKVKGMSEFDNDFLYLVNALGLISRI from the coding sequence ATGGGACAAGCTTTATTGGGCATTGAGATTGGGAACAGCAATATTAAAGTCGTTCAAGGAATACGAAAGCGCAATGAGCTAGTTTTAACCAATTACGGCATCGAACCGACGCCAAAGGGTGCAGTACGTGACGGATTTATTATGGATATGGATGCCGTTTTTGATAGCTTACAAAATCTCATTAAAAGAAAACGTTTTACAGAAAAAAACGCTGCCATTATAGTTCAAGGAACTTCTATCATAACAAGGGACGTATTAATGCCTCCAATGAGTGAAAAAGAACTTCGAACGATCTTAGATTACCAAAAAGACGAGTATTTCCCGATAGATGTGTCTGATTATCAAACAGATTTTAAAATATTAAATGAAGTAGAAACGGAAGAAGGAAAGAAACTAAATGTATTATTGGTTGCAGCTCCCAATAATATTATTGAAAGCTCTCTGGAATTAATAAAAAGGCTAAATTTAAGACCTAAATTTATTGATATTACTTCCAATGCTATTTCAAAAATCTTTGCATCAAGATCCTATGGTTTCCATGATGAAAACTCATCGATTATGGTACTGGATATAGGTGGACAAACCACTACGGTTACCATACTCTCAGAAGGAAATATATTATTTAGCCGTTCTATTCTATATGGATTTGAACACCTTAATGAATTAATCAGAGATGAATTTGGAGAAAAGGATCTTAGTCAGGTTGAAATGTTCAAAAGAAAATATGCTGCCCTGTATGATCAAGACAAAAGTCTTGATGAAGATTTATACGGAGGCTACATAAGTTATCTTGTAAAACCTGCTGTTGAAAATAATATCATCCAGGAAATCCAACGTTTTTTGGAGTTTTACTATTCCAGAAGCAATGCAAAGAAGATAAAAACCGTTTACCTCGTTGGGGGAGGGGCATACTTAAAAAATATTACTCAATACGTAGAAAAAATGATTAATATTCCTACTATGCAAGCAGATGTCTTTGAAGACATAAAAGTAAAAGGCATGTCTGAATTTGATAATGACTTCCTTTATTTAGTAAATGCCCTTGGATTAATTAGCCGTATTTGA
- a CDS encoding PulJ/GspJ family protein, which translates to MSKLKWILNNNRGFTLVEILIGMALFSILSLSVWSIMNHASNSSNRTYTKIEAVENARVALDFMIDEIRRAQKIKIDYLSPTSNIILGLDINGTDGILTGSGDVEFSLVGNEIRYNGTELVSNIQSVTFEPSSFDQDNDGKLDSELDVNKDGLIDKNLKITIETMPQGDMPSYKITGEVSIRYKELVTN; encoded by the coding sequence ATGTCAAAACTAAAATGGATTTTGAATAATAATAGAGGATTTACTTTGGTAGAAATTTTGATTGGGATGGCACTTTTTAGCATACTTTCCCTCAGTGTATGGAGTATTATGAATCACGCTTCTAATAGTTCTAACAGAACTTATACAAAGATAGAAGCTGTTGAAAATGCAAGAGTTGCATTGGATTTTATGATTGATGAGATTAGAAGAGCCCAAAAAATAAAAATTGATTATCTTTCACCTACATCCAATATTATTTTGGGATTAGATATAAATGGAACAGATGGTATTTTAACTGGGAGTGGAGATGTAGAATTTAGTCTTGTTGGAAATGAAATAAGATATAACGGAACTGAATTAGTAAGCAACATTCAATCTGTTACTTTTGAGCCATCCTCTTTTGATCAGGATAATGATGGAAAGTTAGATTCTGAACTGGATGTCAATAAAGACGGTTTAATAGATAAAAATCTTAAGATTACGATTGAAACCATGCCTCAAGGGGATATGCCATCATATAAAATCACAGGAGAAGTTTCTATTAGATATAAAGAATTAGTTACAAATTAA
- a CDS encoding pilus assembly FimT family protein: MKKYVFNNKGISLVEVLIVLTIIGITGAIIVPSTGIVQRNRLKSMASQIAMDIKKVRFFAQTHEAYNTYKIEFDTNKYILHGTELSDIDPITDGIVQITPIAIKTDDTEHPINEIQFDNRGRIIVKSGSEDISYNMLKDIKITLKIDKYQKEVTVRPLAAHTYIGDTVIK, from the coding sequence ATGAAGAAATATGTCTTTAACAATAAAGGAATTTCTCTTGTTGAGGTACTTATTGTTCTAACCATTATCGGAATTACTGGAGCTATTATTGTGCCTTCAACTGGAATAGTCCAGAGAAACAGACTAAAGAGTATGGCATCCCAAATTGCAATGGATATAAAAAAAGTCCGTTTTTTTGCGCAAACCCATGAAGCTTACAATACTTATAAGATTGAATTCGATACTAATAAATATATCCTTCATGGCACTGAATTAAGTGATATTGATCCAATAACAGATGGTATCGTTCAAATTACACCAATTGCAATAAAAACAGATGACACAGAACACCCCATTAATGAGATCCAATTTGATAATAGAGGGAGAATAATTGTCAAATCCGGTAGTGAGGACATTTCCTATAATATGCTTAAAGATATAAAGATTACATTAAAAATTGACAAATACCAAAAAGAAGTAACTGTACGGCCCTTAGCAGCACATACATACATTGGGGATACCGTAATAAAGTAG